The window CGGGAGTTTTCCCCCACGCCCCCCACAGAGAGACAAACGGCGCGCTGGATATGAGCCGTCTTTTGGCTGAAGACGATTCGTGAGAAATCTCACGGGCCGGAACGGGTTTTGTCGGAGGGGCTGGAGCAGACGGCCCGTTACGCCGACCTGTCCAACGCCTCCGAGGCCCATCTGGTCGTATGCGACCAGCGCCCCGATCGCTCCTGGGAGGAAAAAATCTACGACCACCTCGATCGCTTCAACGACAGAGCGATTCACGTCTGGGGCATGTAAATGTAAAAAGGCGCAACCCTTTTAAGTGGCGTGTAATACCAATTTGCTTTCAATCGAGTGTTAATGAAGAAGCTAATGTTTGAATATCATTGCTTTTAGCTATTTTTATACCGCGTCGGGCCTCACGTCTTTGACGTTGGGGAGGAAAACCGCCAACAGGCCCAGAAGCGGCAGATACGCGCAGATGTGGTAGACCATCTCCACGCCGTAAACGTCCGCCGTTCGCCCCAGAACGGCCGCGCCGATCCCCGCCATGCCGAAGGATACCCCGAAGAACAGCCCCGACACGGTTCCCACGTGGCCCGGAACAAGCTCCTGAGCGAAAACGACGATGGCCGCGAAAGCCGAGGACAGAATGAATCCGATCACGAAGATCATCACGGTGGTCCAGGCCAGATCCAGATACGGCAGAGCCAGAGTGAAGGGCGCGGCCCCCAGAATGGAGAACCAGATCACGTACCGCCGGCCGAAGCGATCTCCCAGCGGGCCTCCCAGCAGGGTCCCCGCCGACATGGCGAACATGAACAGGAACAGACGCACCTGAGCCGCCTCCACGCTGATGCCGAACCGTTGTTTCAGGTAGAAAATGAGATAGTTGTTGATGCTGGCGATGTAGAAGTATTTCGAGAAGATCAGGAGCAGCAGAATGGAGAAGACGCGGAGAATCGTTTTTCGAGGGACGGGATTGGCATGAACCTCCGCTGCGCGGGCCTTCGCTCCGTGAATCTCCTTCGCCTCCCAGCTGCCGATCCAGAGCAGGAGAACCATGGCCGTCAGAGGAAGCACGGAGAGCCAGGACAGGCTGTACTGGCCCCGTGGCATGATGATGGCCGCCGCCAGAAGAGGTCCGCAGGCCTGACCGGCGTGGCCCCCCACCTGAAAAATGGACTGGGCGAAGCCGAACCGCGCCCCCGCCGCCATGCGCGCCACCCGGGAGGACTCGGGATGAAAAACCGAGGACCCCGTCCCCATGATGCAGGCCCCCAGAATGAGCCAGGCGTAAGCCGGCGCGGCGGAAATCGTCAAAATTCCCGACAGAGTGAGACACATGCCCAGGGCCAGAGAGCGGGGCATGGGGTGCCGGTCGGTGAAACGCCCGATCAGGGGCTGGAGCAGAGATCCCGTAATCTGGTAGGTGGTGGAGATCAGGCCCAGTTCGGTGAAGGTCAGGGAAAACTGCTGCATCAGCAGGGGGTAAATGGGAACCAGCAGCGACTGAGTGGCGTCGTTCAGAAAATGAGACAGGCTGATGACGGTCAGGACCGGAAAATTCATCGCTTTGACGGGTGCGGCGAGGTTGCTTTTTCCTGTTTCCGGGGCAGTACAAGAATTCGTTTCCATAATTTCAATTTCCGCCTTTTCAAAAATTTTTGTATCCAACCCTTTGTGCTGCGCTCATGCCAACTCAGGTATCAGCACAGAAGCCAATGTTTAAAGACCGTCGCTTTCATCTGTATCCAGCTCTGAGTCTTTGATTTCGGACAAGCATTAACTGCTTCTCATTGTACCACCGATTTTTTTCCGACTTCCGCGTCAGTGGAGCAGAAAATATTGCAGGGTCAGTTGAAAAAGTAACTGCTTTTTTGCATAATTTATAATAATTGCCACTTATTTGCAGGACTGCTGTTATTTTTCAATTAATATTATCTAAAATAAACCAGTATTTTTATAAAAATAATGCTTGACAATAAAATATCCATGCAGTAGTATTTTTTAAAATTAATTTTATTATTTAATATCCAAATAAAAAATATCCAAAATAAAATATGAAAAATACCGTAAATCCCTGGCGCGCCTGAGAGGATTGGGAGAGGCTGTTTGTTCGGTTTGAGATGCTGTCCCGGCGCTTTTTTGGCGGATCTTTATATCCTTTGAATGGAGGAGGTAGTTACAGTGAAGGTAATGAAGTGTATTGTGGTTTTTGTGATTCTGGCGCTGCTCGCGGTTCCGGCGGCGGCGAAGGACAGGCTGGTGGTGATCGAGGAGTACGACCCCACGACACTGGATCCTATCGGCCACGACGATCTCCCCACTTCCCGGGCCTGCCATGAAATTTACGATACGCTGATCTTCGTGGACGACAGCTCCAACGTCACGCCGGGGCTCGCTGAGAAGTGGGAGTATCTCTCCCCGACGGAGCTCAAATTTTATCTTCGCAAAGGCGTGAAATTTCATAACGGCGACGAGATGAAAGCGAGCGACGTCCGTTTTTCCTTCCTGCGGGCCACTACCGAGGAAGGGGCAAAAATCCGGAACTACGCCCAGAACGTCAAGGATGTGAAGGTTCTTGACGATTATACTGTGGTCATGGAGCTGAAGGATCAGGATTCCTATTTCTTCGCCTCTCTCGCCCACGGCTGGGCCTCTGTTACGAGCGAAAAAGCCGTGAAGGCGGCGGGAGATTCCTACGGCATGCACCCCGTAGGGACCGGGCCTTTCAAGTTCGTGAGCTGGCAGAAGGGCCACAAATACGTGCTGGAGCGTTTCGATGATTTCTGGGGGCCGAAGCCCAAATACAAATACCTTGAGGTCCGCGCCGTCCCCGAACCCACCAGCCGCACCATCGCCCTTGAAACCGGCGAGGCGGACCTTGTGTACCCAATTCCCCCGAACGATGTAAAGCGCGTCAGTGAGAACAAGGATCTCGTGCTCATTCGATACCCGTCGAACACCGTCATTTACATGGGCTTCAACATGACGAAACCCCCTCTGACCGACATTCGCGTCCGTCACGCGATCTCCGCGGCCATTGACGTCGTGGCTATTCAGGCGGCGGTCTTCAGGGGCATCGGCTCGGCCCCCACCACTATAACTCCCCCGGGAATCCGATACTCGCTCAACGACAAACTTCTCCCTCACAAACAGGACGTCGAACTGGCCAAAAAGCTCCTCGCGGAGGCCGGCGTGAAAGATTTGAAGCTGGAAATCTGGAGCAACGAGAACAAACAGCGCGTGGACTGCGCCACCATCGTCCAGGCCCAGCTCGAAGAGATCGGCATCAAGTCCGAAATTCGGGTGCTGGAATGGGGCACGTATTTGAATGGCCTCATGGAAAAGAAACACGACCTTTTCTTCCTGGGCACGATCGCGCAGGTGGCGCATCCCAACCAGCCGATTTCCAATCTTCTGGAATCAACCTCCGGAGGGGGCAACTATACCTTTACCCGCGACGCAAAGATCGACGAGCTGCTGCATAAGGGACGCGCCACGCCTATCGACGAGGCCGGGGAGATTTACGTCGAACTGCAGGAGTACATCAACGAGCTGACCCCAATGATCTACTTTCAGGTCAACGAGTTCATCGGCGGGGCGCAGAAAAACGTGAAAGGCTTCGACCCCCGCGCGACGGGGTTCAACTCCTACCGCAAAGTTTATTTTGAATAATAACGCGTCTAAAAGTTCGTAAAAGAACCGGATTTAGAGGAACAGGCGTCAAAAAGAGAGTCGCCGTCAGATACGGCCCAGGCTCCTGGATTTATAGCGTTGAGATTATTGTGCATTCTTCTCAATTCAGCCACGCAAATGTGCTATGATGAAGACGTTATAATTTTCAGGAGCTTCAATATTATTATAGGATTTTATTATGCGACTCCGCGCGCAGCGAAAATATGTGAAAGAGGTAATACGCCATGTTCAGCCAGTGTGACAGTTACTATGAGCGCATCGTTGCTCATCGCAGATATCTTCATGAGCATCCGGAGGTGTCGTATAAAGAGTTTGAGACACAAAAATACATTATTTCGACGCTTGAAGAAATCGGCGTTCCATACAAAACCTTTGAGGGCAACTGCGCCGTCCTGGCCATTGTAAAAGGCCACGCTCCCGGCAAAACCCTTGCGTTCAGGGCCGATATTGACGCGCTCGCAATCACTGAAGAAAACACGTTTTCCTATCGCTCAAAAAACGAAGGGGCAATGCACGCATGCGGGCACGACGGTCACACCGCGGTTCTGCTCGCTTTTGGCGAGCTTCTGAACAAGAATAAAGATAAATTTGGCGGAGAGGTTCGGTTGATTTTTCAGCACGCTGAGGAAGTGGGGCCGGGTGGCGCCGTTGAATTGATAAAGGCGGGCGTTTTGGACGGGGTCGATATTATTTATGGCGCGCATACGAACGTGGTGGTGCTTGACGCCGGTCAGGCCGGTTACGTCGAAGGCCCCCCCTATGCGGCGGCCGATAAATTTGAACTGGAGTTTGTGGGAAAGGGAGGCCCCGCCAATCGGCCTCATCTGACGGAAGATCCCATACTCGCCGCTTCCCACGCTGTGGTGTCGCTTCAAAGTATCGTCGCTCGCAACATCGATCCGCTCGAAAGCGCCGTGGTAAGCGTCTGTGTATTCAACTCGGGTTCGCTGACCAATGTTTTCCCGACCTCAGCCAAACTCAGGGGTACGATCAGAACTTTTGACGAAAATATCCGCCAGTTCATCAAAAAGCGCGTGGGCGAAGTCGCCAAAGCCTCAAGCGATATGCACGGCACAGAGCTTCGATACACCCACCTGCAGGGTTATCCCGTCCTTGTCAACAACGCCGACGTCGTCAGACAGGTAAAGGAAAAAGCGCAGGAAAATGGGATTGAAATGGTAAAAATGGAAAAATCTCTTGGGGCAGAAGATTTTGCCTATTATGCTCAAAAAGTGCCGGCAGGATACTTTTTCATGGGTTGTAAAACAGAAAATCAAATGCCGGAGCACAGTCCAAAACATGATATTGACGAGCGGGGGCTGCTGACAGGCCTGAAGCTGTTTGTATCCTGCCTGCAATGTCATTGTAAATAATTGGACCGGAGTCTTTTGGCCTTCTTCACAATGAAGCGTGGAGCAGGTTATAATGCCATATATTATCGTTCGCGGACAGAGTTCGTTCGAGTGAAAACACGACGGGTGTACAGGTGTATGTTAGATGCGAATCATTGAATCGGCGAGAAAACATGGCGTATTGGATGACGATATCAAATATGTGTACGAGACGGCGACAAAAACCATTATTTTGCGGGATAACCCGACAAAGATAATGATTTTTGGTTTTGACAGGGTCGGCAGATGTCTTGAGGTAGGATATATTATTGATGATGAAGGCGAAGATGTCGTGATTCACGCGATGAAAATAAGACGATCTTACATAAAATATATGAATGAACAGTGAGGAAGAATCCAATGGCGGAATTGGGAACGTATCAGGGGCGTCCGATGACGCCGGACCTTGTCGAAGAACTCTCGGCGGAATTTGAGCGGGATTGGGACGAATCCGAGGTTATCGTCGCGTCAACGTCCCGCGGTAAAGCGTTGCGGGCGCTGCAGGCGCTGGAGCTTCCCATTGAGCAGATCGAGGCCCTTGAATGCCGTGCCCGACACGAACAGAAGTCGCTTACGTCTTATTTGCGGTCAATTCTGCAGAACGAACTCGTGGTTTAAGAGCAACAGAAAACAGGGCGGCCGGATAAACGCAGGCAAAGGCCGCCTCTGCTTTGGATTTTAACCTGCGCCTGAGGGCAATTTTCCCCTCTTTCTCCGTTGTCCTGTCAAACGGGATTGACGGAATTGTGCGATTCGCTCACAGCCATATCGCGTCGGCCTTTTTTCTAGGAGCCGTGCGCAGGTACTCCACGGACGGGTAGCCGACCAGCATACTTGCCGCCAGAGGCTTTTCCGCCAGTTGAAGCCATTTTTTAGCGTCCGGACTGAGCCGCGTGGACCTGACCAGAAAGCCGTTGTACAGGACGCCCAGTCCCTGCGTTCCCGCGATGAGTTCCATGTTTTGCGCGGCCAGTCCGGCGTCCCATACGTTGTTTGAAGCGATGTAGAGCACGGCGGGCGCGTTGCGAAACAGGTAGTCGATTCCTTTTTCCTGACGCAGCTTCACCAGGCGCTGTAAGGGCTTCGCTTCTTCCACGCCGGAAGCGACGGCGCTTTCGACGTCTTTCCAGACCATGCGTTTCAGGGAGGCAAGCCCCTCCTGCACGACGATGAACCGGCAGCCCTGACTGTTGACCGCCGTGGCCGTATAGCGTCCGGCCTGAATGAGGGTTTCCAGCGTTTCCGGCCTGATTTTCCTGTCCAGATAATGGCGGATGCTGCGCCTCGACCGGATGGCGTCAAACAGGGCGGACGTCGAAAGGGTGGAATCCATATCCCTGAGTTCCCGAACGTCGTCCATGTCGTATTCCGGAATGGAAACCGCCTTCGTGGGGCAGATGGCAACACAGTGGCCGCAGTGGAGGCACTCGCCGGAATACACCGCCCTGTTATTTTTCAGGCTCAGAGTCATATAAACACAGTCTGCTGCACATTTCCCGCAGCCTATACAGACTTTTTCGTCAATGGAAACCATCTTGCCCTCCTTTATTTTTTCTCCTTTATTTTCCTTTTATTTTTTACCCTGCGTTCCAATTTTTATTTTCCTCCCGGGGGCAGAAAAGCGCCTCCGGGCCTTCTTCGGGCGAACTTTGCCTCAGAGAAAATTGCAGTCAATATTGTCTGATTGTTTGTTTGTACAAATGAGATTTTAGTGAGTAAAAGACGAATGTCAACGATTTTGTATATCTTTTATATCATGCATTCAATAATTAATATTTAAGGAAAAATATTATGAAAAATGTGAAAAAGTCTGGATTGAGTGAAACTAGTTATATAATAAAAAAGCTTTTGCGCAAAGTTATAGGAATATATTTTTATATTAATGCGATAAAGGGGGGTTGCGTATTGACTACGCAATATCTTCGGGGAGCCACCATCCTCACCGGGACGGGCGAGCGTCTGGAAAACGGCCTGGTGGTGCTGGAGGGGGCTAAAATCGCGGAGGTTTCGAGAGCTTCGGAGGTCTCCCCTCCCGCGGGGGCGGAGGTTTTCGACCTGCGGGGCGCCTTTGTGACGCCGGGGCTGATCGACGCCCACACCCACGTGGGAACCTGCTGCGAGGGCTTCCCGGCGGACATGGACGACACCAACGACATGGTGGAGCCCGTAGTTCCGCAGCTTCGCGTGCTGGACGCGATTTACCCGGACGACACGGGCTTTATGGACGCGCTGGCGGGAGGCGTCACCTGCGTTCAGACCCTGCCGGGGAGCGGCAACGTCATCGGCGGACAGGGGGCCATCGTCAAGACCAAACCTGACATTGTGGAGCGCATGGTGGTGGAAGCTCCTTCCGCCATGAAGGCGGCTCTGGGAGAAAATCCCACACGGGTCTACAGCGAGAAGGGCAAACTGCCCAACACCCGCATGGGAAGCGCCTGGCTCATGAGGGACGCCTTCGTGAGGGCCCGGTACTATCGCGAAAAACTGAAGGCCGCCGAGGCCAAGGGCGAGCCTCTGGAGCGGAATCTGGCGCTGGAGGCCCTGCTTCCCGTGCTGGACGGCAAACTGACGTACCGCGTCCACTGCCACCGCTCGGACGACATTCAGACCGCCATCCGGGTGGCGGAGGAGTTCGGCCTGCGCTACACGCTGGAGCACTGCACCGAAGGCCACCTGATCGCGTCCTGGCTTGCGGAGAAAAAGGCTTACGCGGCGGTGGGGCCCACCCTGACCGCCCGGTCGAAAATCGAGCTGCGCAATAAAACCTGGGACACGCCTCGTTTGCTGGAAGAGGCGGGCGTGCATTTCTGCATCATCACGGATCATCCGGTGGTTCCCATCGAGCATCTCAGCGTCTGCGCCGCCCTGGCCGTTCGCGGGGGCCTGTCTCCGGAAGCGGCTCTGGCGGCCGTGACGATCCGCGCGGCGGAACACCTGGGCATCGAGCGGCGCCTGGGTTCTCTGGAGAAGGGGAAGGACGCCGACCTGGCGGTCTGGAACGGCGAGCCCCTCGACGCCCGGTCGAAGGTGGTAAAAACCTTTGTGAACGGCGCTCTCGTTTACGAGAGTCGATAAAACGCCGATAAAGCGACGAAAGGGGGTGAGGGCCGGATTTTAGCGGAGTATATTGCGGTTCTCGGTGAGTTCTGACAACCCTGACTTTCAGGGTCAACAATGAACAGGAGGGAATTACAATGAAGGCAATGAAGTTCGTTTTTGCGCTTGTGCTTTTGCTCGTGGTCGCGGCCCCCGCGGGAGCGGCGGCGAAGGATACGCTGATCGTGATCGACCAGTACGACGCCACCACAATGGACCCCATCAAACACAACGACGTCCCCAGCTCCAGGGCCTGCGGCGCGGTTTACGACACGCTGATCTTCCTGGACGACGAGGGCAACGTCACGCCGGGTCTGGCGGAAAAGTGGGAAACCATCTCCCCCACGGAGCTGAAGTTCTACCTCCGGAAGGGCGTGAAGTTCCACAACGGCGAGGATATGAAGGCCGCCGACGTGCGTTTCTCCCTCATGCGAGCCACCACCGACGAGGGCGCGAACATTCGGGTGTACTCCCAGAACCTGAAGGACGTGAAGATTATTGACGACCACACGGTGGTACTGGAGCTGAAGGAGCCGGACTACTACTTCTTCGCCTCTCTGGCCCACTGCTGGGGCTCCATCGTCAACGAAAAGGCCCTGAAGGCCGCCGGGGACTCCTACGGCATGAACCCCGTGGGGACCGGTCCCTTCAAGTTCGTGAGCTGGCAGAAGAGCAACAAGTACGTCATGGAGCGTTTCGAGGATTTCTGGGGCCCCAAGCCGAAGTTCAAGACCCTTGAGGTCCGCTCCGTGCCGGAACCCACCAGCCGTACCATCGCTCTGGAGACCGGCGACGCGGACATCGCCTACCCCATCGTTCACAACGACCTGAAGCGCGTGCAGGAGAACGAGAGACTCGTGCTGCTCCGGAGACCTCAGAACTCCACCACCTACATGGGCTTCAACATGACGAAGCCGCCCTTCACCGACATTCGCGTCCGTCACGCCATCTCCGCGGCTCTGGACGTGGTGGCCATTCAGGCCGCGTCCTACCGAGGCGTGGGTCGGGTTCCCACCTCCCTGATCCCCTCGGCGATCAAGCATTCTCTGAACGACAAGCTGCCCATGCACAAACAGGACGTGGAGCTGGCCAAAAAGCTTCTGGCCGAGGCCGGCGTCAAGGATTTGAAGCTGGAAATCTGGAGCAACGAGCGCAAAGAGCGGGTGGACAGCGCCACCATCGTTCAGGCCCAGCTGGAGGAGATCGGCATCAAGTCCGAAATCCGCGTGCTGGAGTGGGGCGCGTACCTGAACGGCCTCATGGAGAAGAAGCACGACCTCTTCTTCCTGGGCTGGGTCACCTCGGTTCCTCATCCCAACGGACCGGTCTCCGGCCTTCTGGAGGCTGGTTCCGGAAGCAACTACACCTTCACCAACGACCCGAAGATCAACGAGCTGCTGAAGAAGGGCCGCGCCACGCCTCTGGACGACGCCGAGAAGATCTACGTGGAGCTTCAGGAGTACATCAACGAGCTGACGCCCATGATCTACTTCCACAACGACGAGTCCATCGCCGGCACCCAGAAAAACGTGAAGGGCTTCGTTCCCCGGGCCACGGAAATTCACTCCTTCCGTGAGGTGTATTTCGAGTAATCTGCAAAAAAAAGACTGGAAAAAAGAGTTTATGGAGAGCTTGAAGAGAGTGTATTAACGAGAGCTTGAGAAGAGAGTAAACTCTGACAGTCTAAAGTGTCAACCTGATTTATTATATTTAGTTTTTATGCAAACGCGGTATTTATTTAAATTCAGCAAAAATATCTGCTGAAATACGGAGTTCAAATCCGTATAATGAAGTAAAATGGGAGCGCAGACCCCGTTTATCCGGACAACGCCGGTCCTTTCCGGGTTGCGGGTTCTGCGCCCTTTGCAGCGAGGGCAACTGGCAGTGTCAGGAGTGGATAAGCAGTGAAGAGATCGATATTTGTAATTTTCGGGCTATTGCTGGCCGCGGCGTTCCTGTCGGGGGTGACGAACCTCCCGGCGTGGGGGGCGGAGAGAGAGAAGCTGACTGTGGCGGACCAGTATGACCCCACGACAATGGACCCCATCGGGCATAACGACGTTCCCAGTTCCCGCGCCTGTTATCAGATTTACGACACGCTGATTTTTCTGAATCAGGAAACCGGGCTTGCCGAGCCGGGGCTCGCCAAAAAATGGGAGTTTCTCTCCGATACGGCGTACAAGTTCTATCTGCGCAGAGGTGTGAAATTTCACAACGGAGAGGAACTGAAGGCTTCCGACGTCCGCTTCAGCATCATGCGGGCCACCACCGATTTGGGGGCGAAAATCCGGACCTACTCTCAAAACGTGAAGGACGTGGAGGTTCTGGACGACTACACCGTCGTCATTCATCTGAAGAACGTGGATTATTCGTTCTTCCCCTCTCTGGCCCATTCCTGGGGCTCCATCGTGAATCAGAAGGCCGTTGAGGCCGCGGGGGACTCCTACGGGCTGAACCCGGTGGGCACAGGGCCCTTTAAGTTCGTGAGCTGGCAGAAGAGCAACCGATACGTGCTGGAGCGATTCGACGACTACTGGGGGCCGAAGGTGAAGTACAAAACGCTGGAGGTGCGCTCCGTGCCGGAACCCACCAGCCGCACCATCGAGCTGGAGTCCGGGGGCGTGGACATCTCCTTCCCCATCGTCCACAACGACATTAAACGCGTACAGGAGCACGAAAAACTGACCCTTTTGAGAACGCCTCTGACCTCCGTGGCTTACCTGGGCTTCAACATGACGAAGGCGCCCTTCACCGACGTGCGGGTTCGCCGGGCCATTTACGCGGCTCTGGACACGGCGGGAATGCAGGCGGCCGTCCTGCGCGGCGTGGGAACGCTTCCCCGGTCCCTTGTGCCCGCGGCGATAAAATACTCCATTCATAAGGACGTGCCGGTTCACGAGCAGAACGTTGAAGAGGCGAAGAAACTGCTGGCCGAGGCCGGCGTCAAAGATTTGAAACTGGAAATCTGGACCAACGAGCGCAAGGAGCGGGTGGACATGGCGACCATCATCCAGGCCCAGCTTCAGGAGGTGGGAATTCAGGCCTCCATCAAGGTTCTGGAGTGGGGCGCGTACCTGAACGGCCTCGTGGAGAAAAAGCACGACCTGTTCATCCTGGGATGGGTTTCCACCGTTCCCGACCCCAACTTTGCCGTGGCGGGACTTCTGGAGACCGGCGCCGGATCCAACTACACCTTCACCAGCGACAAAAAGCTGGACGAGCTGCTGGTAAGGGGGCGCTCTCTTCCCGACGGCCCGGAGCGCGAGGCGATCTATAAGGAAATGCAGCTTTACATCAACGACCTGCTCCCCATGATCTATCTTTACGGGGACGAGGGCATCGTGGGCACTCAAAACTACGTGAGGGGTTTCGTCCCCAAAACCAACGAAGTCCATTCCTTCCGCGAGACCTGGTTTGAAGATGGAGAAAGCAAATAAAAGCAAATAAAGGAAAGTGAATGAACAGACTCCAATTTTTCTTTAATTCAGTTCAGGCCGGATTGAGCGGAGTTGAGTAGAGCGGAGAGGCCGGACGGCAGCTAACGGACCGGAGAGAGATTTTTAACCGTCTTCAATAAAATAAAAGGCTTCTCTGAAAAAAGATTTTGTTTTAAAATAGGCAGTATGTTTTGCATAGGCAGTATCATAAGCAGTATAATTTGGTATAAGAAGCACGTTTTGTAATGAAACCCTGCGGCAGAGAGAGCGAAAAGACTGCAAAAATCAGTTCCTCTGCCGGGGTTTTGAAATTTTCATCTTCATCCCATCGCCGTCTTCCCTGGCGGTTTTCGTTGCGCGTTATAACAAGTTACAAATTGAAGTATAAATTGAAATATGAACTAAAGTAAGAATCTTTTTGAAGAAAGAAGGTAGGATAGACGATGATTCGTTATATCATACGCCGTATCCTGTTTTTGATACCCGTTCTCATTGGAGTGGCCTTCTGCGTCTTCACCCTGCTTTATCTGACGCCGGGAGATCCGGCGCGCATGATTCTGGGTGACATGGCCACGGAAGAGGCCATTCAGGAGTTCAGGGTCAAAGAGGGACTGGACAAACCTTTCCTGCTTCAATTTGGCAATTATCTCTGGAAAGCCGTGACTCAGGGGGACATCGGGCGCTCCTACATCACAAAGCGGCCCGTGCTGCACGAGATTATGACGGCGTTTCCGGCGACGCTCCGACTTTCCGCCTTCGCCATCGTCATTGCCATCCTCATCGGTTTGCCCTGCGGCATTTTGTCGGCCATAAGGCAATATTCACTTTTCGACACTCTGACCATGATTTTCGCCATGGTGGGGCTGTCCATGCCGGTTTTCTGGCTGGGCCTGCTTCTGATTCTGCTGTTTTCGGTTTACCTGCGCTGGCTGCCCTCCTCGGGGTTTGACACCTTCCGG of the Synergistaceae bacterium genome contains:
- a CDS encoding ABC transporter permease, which gives rise to MIRYIIRRILFLIPVLIGVAFCVFTLLYLTPGDPARMILGDMATEEAIQEFRVKEGLDKPFLLQFGNYLWKAVTQGDIGRSYITKRPVLHEIMTAFPATLRLSAFAIVIAILIGLPCGILSAIRQYSLFDTLTMIFAMVGLSMPVFWLGLLLILLFSVYLRWLPSSGFDTFRAMILPSVALSAQSISMITRMTRSSMLEVVRADYIRTARAKGQKESVVIWVHALYNALIPVVTLCGLQFGHLLAGAILTESIFAIPGVGRLMVESIKMRDYPMVQGGVLFVAVAFSVVNLLVDLLYAYIDPRIKAQYR